The following coding sequences lie in one Candidatus Zixiibacteriota bacterium genomic window:
- a CDS encoding 2Fe-2S iron-sulfur cluster-binding protein, with product MVTLNINGIEVTVEDGTTVLEAARFLGFPIPTLCHMEGLSPYGACRLCVVEIGQEPKSRLVTSCTYRAEEGLIVRTASSRVMKARMMILELLLASCPQSKVIQDLASKFQVRQQRFRQEHEDCILCGLCVRMCEEQMMAKAIGFRGRGEKRSIGTPFDIRSEQCRLCGGCMYVCPACQLRCTYTEPDKAICGGCANIHPPCYIKEQFDDMMCYMDPCVACEIIKK from the coding sequence ATTGAAGTTACCGTAGAGGATGGCACCACCGTCCTGGAGGCGGCCCGCTTTCTCGGATTCCCGATTCCGACCCTCTGCCATATGGAAGGCCTCTCCCCTTACGGCGCCTGCCGTCTCTGCGTTGTCGAAATCGGACAGGAGCCAAAATCCCGTCTGGTCACCTCCTGCACTTATCGCGCCGAGGAAGGATTGATTGTCAGAACCGCTTCATCGCGGGTGATGAAGGCGCGCATGATGATTCTGGAACTTCTGCTGGCATCTTGCCCTCAATCCAAAGTGATTCAGGATTTAGCCTCCAAGTTTCAGGTTCGCCAGCAGCGATTCCGCCAGGAGCATGAAGATTGTATTCTCTGCGGATTATGCGTTCGGATGTGCGAAGAGCAGATGATGGCAAAGGCGATAGGATTCCGCGGGCGGGGCGAGAAGCGGAGTATCGGAACCCCCTTCGATATCCGCTCGGAGCAGTGCCGCCTGTGCGGAGGATGTATGTATGTCTGTCCCGCCTGCCAGCTGCGCTGCACCTACACTGAGCCCGACAAGGCTATTTGCGGCGGATGCGCCAATATTCATCCCCCTTGCTACATCAAGGAGCAGTTTGACGATATGATGTGCTATATGGACCCCTGTGTCGCCTGTGAAATAATCAAGAAATAA
- a CDS encoding FMN-binding glutamate synthase family protein: MTYSRVNATAATLTKNRTEHSVVPVSGMCVTCVDGCVGMCEIGKSAYRGHEVIYPQPFGVITTAGEKIYPVDYSHFNISGTAVGAHGIEADSDKAIFPNVNLEVHFGHDNGVKFRLPWIIPGIGSTDIAKNNWEGLAIGSALAGTGLTIGENVVGMDMESVIQNGRVVDTVDLKRRVNLYKDHMRDGYGAIIVQANIEDTRLGVQEYAIQKLGVHIVELKWGQGAKNIGGEVKIRNLKKAQTLYERGYVVLPNPTDPNVIRAFERGAFKEFERHSRVGMVTEESFATRVQELRNAGAKYVFLKTGAYRPADLARAIAFASKYKIDLLTVDGAGGGTGMSPWRMMNEWGVPPVELHSMLYFYAKKLADKGKHVPALAVAGGFTFEDQIFKGLALGAPFVKLVGMARGPIAAAMVGKTIGRTIDENQLPVYVERFGNSIDEIFVTAHDLRKELGDAAFEKIPTGALGLYTYYERLAQGLRQLMAGTRKFAMNHISRDDIWALTKEASVISGIQYVMDVDKAEVEKILNF, from the coding sequence ATGACTTACTCGAGAGTAAATGCCACGGCGGCGACCCTGACAAAGAACAGAACTGAGCACTCGGTCGTGCCCGTCTCCGGAATGTGCGTCACCTGCGTGGACGGATGCGTCGGCATGTGCGAAATCGGCAAATCAGCCTATCGCGGACATGAGGTTATCTATCCCCAGCCGTTCGGCGTCATCACCACCGCCGGCGAGAAAATCTATCCGGTTGATTACTCCCACTTCAATATCAGCGGCACCGCTGTCGGGGCGCACGGTATTGAAGCCGACAGCGATAAAGCGATATTTCCCAATGTCAACCTCGAAGTCCATTTCGGTCATGATAACGGAGTCAAATTCCGTCTTCCCTGGATAATTCCCGGTATCGGCTCCACCGATATCGCCAAGAACAACTGGGAAGGATTGGCGATTGGTTCGGCGCTTGCCGGCACCGGCTTGACTATCGGCGAAAATGTGGTCGGTATGGATATGGAATCGGTCATACAGAATGGCCGGGTGGTCGATACGGTTGACCTGAAGAGACGAGTCAATCTCTATAAGGACCATATGCGGGATGGCTATGGCGCCATTATTGTGCAGGCAAATATCGAAGATACCCGTCTCGGCGTCCAGGAATATGCCATTCAGAAACTGGGTGTGCATATAGTGGAACTGAAGTGGGGACAGGGCGCCAAGAATATCGGCGGCGAAGTTAAAATCCGCAACCTGAAAAAAGCCCAGACTCTGTATGAAAGAGGGTACGTCGTCCTTCCCAATCCGACCGACCCGAATGTAATCAGAGCCTTTGAGCGGGGCGCATTCAAAGAATTTGAAAGGCATTCCCGTGTCGGCATGGTGACCGAAGAATCTTTTGCCACCCGGGTTCAGGAACTTCGCAACGCCGGCGCCAAATATGTATTTTTGAAGACCGGCGCCTATCGTCCGGCTGACCTGGCGCGCGCGATTGCTTTTGCATCGAAGTACAAAATCGACCTGCTGACGGTTGACGGCGCCGGCGGCGGCACCGGTATGAGCCCCTGGCGGATGATGAACGAATGGGGCGTGCCGCCGGTGGAACTTCATTCCATGCTGTACTTCTACGCCAAAAAACTCGCCGACAAGGGGAAGCATGTTCCGGCGCTCGCCGTCGCCGGCGGTTTCACCTTTGAAGACCAGATTTTCAAAGGACTGGCTCTGGGCGCACCCTTTGTCAAACTGGTCGGTATGGCGCGCGGACCGATTGCGGCAGCCATGGTCGGCAAGACCATCGGCAGGACTATCGACGAAAACCAGCTGCCGGTTTATGTCGAACGATTCGGCAACAGTATTGACGAAATTTTTGTCACGGCTCATGACCTGCGCAAGGAGCTGGGGGATGCCGCCTTCGAGAAAATCCCCACCGGCGCCCTCGGCTTGTACACCTATTATGAGCGTCTGGCGCAGGGACTTCGCCAGTTAATGGCCGGAACCCGCAAATTCGCCATGAATCATATTTCACGTGATGATATCTGGGCCCTCACCAAAGAGGCTTCGGTAATCAGCGGCATCCAGTATGTGATGGATGTGGATAAGGCGGAAGTGGAGAAGATACTCAATTTCTAA